The genomic segment CACTGGCCGCTGGGGGCACTGCTCTGCGACATCTGGCTGGCGCTGGACTACACCATGAGCAACGCGTCCGTGGccaacctcatcatcatcagcttcgaCCGCTACTTCAGCGTCACCAGGCCCCTGACGTACCGCGCCAAGCGGACCCCGCGCCGTGCCGGGGTGATGATCGGCACCGCCTGGCTCGTGTCCGTGCTGCTGTGGACGCCCTGGATCTTCGCCTGGCCCCACATCGAGGGCCAGCGCAACGTGCCCGACACGGAGTGCTACATCCAGTTCCTCAAGACCAACCGCTACATGTCCATCTTCACCGCCATGGCGGCCTTCTACGTGCCTGTGGCCATCATGTTCGTCATCTATTTCCGCATCTACCTGGAAACCCGAAAACGTCAGAAGGACTTGTCTCAGCTGCAAGAAATGGGCAGGGGAGACAGTTTGGCCAGCAGTCGGAAGTCTAACACGTTTTCAATCGAATCGGCGGGTTCCAGTCTTAGCGAAAAACGAAAACAGCTCTCTCTGGAACTTGAGGACGCTGAAGTATTTCAAGCCAACACGAATAAGTCCTACAGAAGCCGACTACTGTCATGTTTGAAGATCGACAGGGATTCCGATTTCATCGAAGAATCGAGCACCAGCGACCCGTCAGCCTCTCCGGCCTCTCCCAACGCCGTGTCCCTTGCCGCGGTGACCAGCTCTGTGCACAGGGTGGACGGGTCCGTCGTttccttcaagactcactgtgTGTACAGCAACGCCCAGGGGACCAATACGTGCAAGGCATCGATGGGGAACAGCACCTCCACGATTCCTCTCCTCCCTGCAGACACCTCCTACCCCCCTTCTGTTCTCTTTCCCTGTTCTTCTCCTCCCGTGCATCACAATCCCTCTGACGCGGGTTGTCGTGAACAATATCTTACACCAGCTTCTTCTGACCCAAACTGCGTCACGGTCGGCACTCCACTGCTCGGATCGCGCCACCGCAAGGGAGAGAAGGACACTGACGAGTgtgaagaaaagggagagaagggggaggtgaggaggggaacACGAGGTGACGAAAGCTACGAGACAGGGAGACtcggtgaaggagaagaagaagaagaagcatcagaAGAGGACCTGGAAGAGGAATGTTTGACACAAAACGGTCACGGCATGTACATGGTGATGATAAACCTGTCCAACAGCCACAGCGTGTGCCGGACTGGTGACAACAACCAGGCGACGATCGGTGAGAACGACGTCAGTGACGACCTCTGCAGACCGTCCATCAGAATGACGACGCCAGACATGGACGCCGACAGCTTCGCAGACCTCAACCCCGACCTCGTCCAGAAAGACCCGGACAGCGATGACAGCATCGTCCCCATCACGGGACCCAGCTACAAAAACAACCACGCACAACAACCTTTCTCCAacaaaagccaccaccaccaccaccacaaccacaaccacaaccatcgCCAGCAAACCCCAAACCCACAAAAAGCACCCCGCCGCCCCGACCACCAACTGAACGTCGCCCACgagaaccaccacccccacctcacctcctcctcctcctcacccctccctgtcagACCCCCCACAGGAACCCCGGCCCTGGCCCGACGCGCGCACAGCAGCGACACCCAGAAGGCAGCCAAGCAGGCCAAGATGGCTGCCAAGGTGGCTCTGCGTGTGCGCAAGCAGCGGGCGAGGTCGAAGGCGGGGGgcgcaggtggaggaggaggagggggttggcgTCGACAGGAGCGGAAGCAGGACCAGAAGGCGGCACGGACCCTGACGGCCATCCTCCTGGCCTTCCTCGTCACCTGGACCCCCTACAACATCTTCACTCTAGTGGAGGCCTTCTGCTCCGGCTGTATCAACACAACGCTCTACTCCATAGGTGAGCTACATCGGGAGGGgatagagtgagaaagggagagagggagggagggagagagagacagagagaaagggagagacagacacacagacagcgagttATTTGCCCCTGGTGGATGCTTTCTGTTCTGGATGCGTCGACACCACGTTCTTCTCTAtagcaggttgtgtgtgtgtgtgtgtgtgtgtgtgtgtgtgtgtgtgtgtgtgtgtgtgtgtgtgtgttcgtgttcattcatgtgttcgtgtgcgtacgtgtatgtgtgtgtgtgtacgtgtaaatgtgtgtgtgtgtgcttgcgtgcgtgcgtgtgcatgtgcgtgcgcgcgcgcgcgcctgtgtgtgcgttGACTGATTTTGGAGCGAAAGCAAAAGAAAACGCCCCCACAAAGAagtgcgcacgtgtatgtacaTGAATAAGGGTGCATGAAGAAATATTTTTAGCCAGCAAGACTTTTGTCCCCACAGTTATTCACAATCACATTTTCAACACCGAAAACAACGTCTTTCTAAACACAATTTTTGGgaggatttttgtttatttgtttgtttcttagttTATGCAGAAAAATTCATCGTGATATAAATTCTTCTGAGAGTCATTGCACCAGAACTATCGTCCCCTtcgggatttttattttattttatttttttgaacaGCTAGAAAACAAATAATTTGTGCAAAGCCACCCTTATCAAAactctttgaattaaaaaaatatatatatattaaaaaacatatatttctctttctcttctttttcctcacgCCTTTTCtctcaagggggtgggggggttggagggggagggtgagggtggagggggattgggggggggggaggtgcggggtgcggagggggggggataagagtCTTTGAATCCACGACTCCCCACACGAACTCCCTCTACTCGCCATCCTCCTCTCGGAATCCTCGCAGGGGTGACCTATCATGTCCACTGATGCTCGACTCTCGTGTGCATGGatcagagggtgggggggtggagggggagggcaggggggcggtaggggggcgggtggggggggggctgggggttgcaACGCAAGTATCTCaggcaagcttgtgtgtgtgtgtgtgtgtgtgtgtgtgtgtgtgcgcgtgcgtgcgtgcgtgcgtgtgtgtgtgtgtgtgtgtgtgtgtgtgtgtgtgtgtgtgtgtgtgtgttatttttaggcGCTtggtctgttttcttttgtttttgtttcgttttttgtctttccctctcaACTCTTGGCTCTCACGGGTCATTTAGGCTTCCGCGCCATTTGGGTACGTCAATGGTCAAAGTGCTtcttttggtctgtctctctgtttgtttgtttgtctatctgtctgcctgtcacacacacacacacacacacacacactctctctctctctctctctctctctctgtccttccattGCATAATTATGTCATACAAGAGAACTTCACGCCACACTGGATGTTCAGTGATCCCTCAGACGGATGTTTCAGGCCTGTCCTCAACGCTGGACAGTCCCCTTGCACGCTCTGCTCATGGAGATTAGGGCAGGCACGTACAATAATTATTTCTAACTGTTCAGATATCGATTTCACGTTAACTTCTGGCCCGCTTTGGGAACGATCATTAAGCTAATGGGTGTACTTACTATGTCAACATAGtgggggtgatggcctagaggtaatgcgtccgcctagaatctgagcacgctggttcgaatcacggttcagccgccaatattttctccccctgcactagaccttgagtggtggtctggaagctagtcattcggatgagacgataaaccgaggtcccgtgtgcagcatgcaacttagcgcacgtaaaagaacccacggcaacaaaagggttgttcctggcaaaattctgaagaaaaaatctgttgtgataaaaagaaatacaaatacaaacatatagggttcacagaaaaaagaaaagaaaaaaagttaaggaTCACCTGGGAACGTGCACGCAGTCTTCTCCTTGgaagcatggtgaaatgatgctggatTTCTGGCGAACATCGGGCGTATGCAATATATACGAGCATGATCCCTAACCAGACATGATCTGTTGCACGTGCACTGCCATTCTTTTTACAGtgaaaccctccctccccccccccacccccacaaccacccccccttcccccccccccccccccaaaaaaaaagacaaccaacaacaactcaCCACAGCTACCGTTTATAAACTAAGGAATAACTGTTAATGTTTGGCTGAAACTTCCATTTTTGAAACGCGTTTTCAAGCTGTTCCTGGAGTAGGATACGTGTGCGCTGAAAATAGCCGTTTGTCTATTCAAGGGGATGCCAGTGGCAAACTGTATGCAGCCTGCATAATGTGAATAAcatctctcgatttttttttctccgaatatcttatttaaaaaaaaataaataaataaaaaacatccCTGCTTTTCATGAAGTGGTCCTGAAATTTTTGTGGAGTCTGCATAACAAAGAGATGGACTGGTCTGCCCCTTGCTGTCCTCACATACCATGGGTGGGCACAGAGGTGGGGGGActgggggctgtgggggagggggggggacgggaggaggaTAGGGGTGGAAATGGGAAGAAATTTGGCGTGTCTTGAAAATAGTGATCCCTTtcaatgatcggtataaggacaagcccggaacttcttcttcttcttttttttttttttttttttttaagtgtccggatttgttccaatgtacatttTATGTACCCGTATgtaagctgaatcggtagcatgagTAGCATTGAGTtcaagttgtgtactttgtataTGGAGAGAGctacttctctttattgttgtcgATTCCTTTCATTGTTTAAGATTTCAACATGTGTGCGTGGATTTAATGTGACAATGAAGATGGATAATGATAGGTGCgacgaaaacgacgacgacgacgacgatgtgtatttgatgatgataaagatgataacatctatgatgatggtggtgatagg from the Babylonia areolata isolate BAREFJ2019XMU chromosome 21, ASM4173473v1, whole genome shotgun sequence genome contains:
- the LOC143296120 gene encoding muscarinic acetylcholine receptor M5-like; translated protein: MGTWKPATSDIYRTFISVPTFRPDHHKHTAPQTELFMGRNEAVESQYPTYRPYQHAVVQESYPAVTRDPYHVFVSSTRGGSGTLCGNGNVSGCVTDMTNASLWAWGGSNTTGGDNNSLGGPGTHSAAEVVLICLVVVVLSILTTGGNLLVIIAFRMDRTLQTVSNYFLLSLAVADLTIGVVSMPLYTLYLLMGHWPLGALLCDIWLALDYTMSNASVANLIIISFDRYFSVTRPLTYRAKRTPRRAGVMIGTAWLVSVLLWTPWIFAWPHIEGQRNVPDTECYIQFLKTNRYMSIFTAMAAFYVPVAIMFVIYFRIYLETRKRQKDLSQLQEMGRGDSLASSRKSNTFSIESAGSSLSEKRKQLSLELEDAEVFQANTNKSYRSRLLSCLKIDRDSDFIEESSTSDPSASPASPNAVSLAAVTSSVHRVDGSVVSFKTHCVYSNAQGTNTCKASMGNSTSTIPLLPADTSYPPSVLFPCSSPPVHHNPSDAGCREQYLTPASSDPNCVTVGTPLLGSRHRKGEKDTDECEEKGEKGEVRRGTRGDESYETGRLGEGEEEEEASEEDLEEECLTQNGHGMYMVMINLSNSHSVCRTGDNNQATIGENDVSDDLCRPSIRMTTPDMDADSFADLNPDLVQKDPDSDDSIVPITGPSYKNNHAQQPFSNKSHHHHHHNHNHNHRQQTPNPQKAPRRPDHQLNVAHENHHPHLTSSSSSPLPVRPPTGTPALARRAHSSDTQKAAKQAKMAAKVALRVRKQRARSKAGGAGGGGGGGWRRQERKQDQKAARTLTAILLAFLVTWTPYNIFTLVEAFCSGCINTTLYSIGYWLCYLNSTVNPLCYALCNVHFRRAFLRILTCRGFQRKATVHRMVLPSVHVTNVVTAGR